A genome region from Panicum virgatum strain AP13 chromosome 4K, P.virgatum_v5, whole genome shotgun sequence includes the following:
- the LOC120702928 gene encoding uncharacterized protein LOC120702928 isoform X1, whose translation MPTRPGRPQNPSLHTPEGSDLLAHRVIGTTAAIISSPTRMADLATTPSTTLNPVADPASSALAQQEEQRRREAERAVEERRAKENQDKLDHDNRLPNTVAPMAPAAPVINPEGFNAAMILNHMRTIDPLKGTNNPAWRKEIDMLLTLADLDYSIQIDRPTEPQMGDHLYDEKMLHYSIEKKKWEFSNTKCLKIVRHLIDDSIEGSIPECTTAKELLDRLRSQFTGSSKAYASALVDDFTNMRCDSSGVRAYIQKMTSTAAKLNKYLGKDLPEEFVVHMIMKSLPKEYETFHVHYNTTIKDRWTIDQLMAQCLQEEERLKSHKGDSINYASNQLKKMNKSSKPTFKKGPKGDEGQSSCKAPALNYNHGRGVNLNKFFPVPVDTCLYCKQKGHYKKDCPDYLRSLLKRDEGLQNKKDAGKGNKKR comes from the exons ATGCCAACGCGTCCTGGGCGtccgcaaaaccctagcctaCACACACCAGAGGGATCCGATCTCCTAGCGCACCGAGTGATCGGAACCACCGCCGCCATCATCTCTTCCCCGACCCGGATGGCTGATCTAGCAACAACGCCGTCGACCACCCTGAACCCGGTGGCCGACCCCGCGTCCAGCGCCCTCGCCCAGCAGGAGGAACAAAGGAGAAGAGAAGCGGAGCGGGCTGTAGAGGAGCGCCGCGCCAAGGAGAACCAGGACAAGCTCGACCACGACAACAGGCTGCCCAACACCGTTGCCCCCATGGCACCGGCCGCGCCCGTCATCAACCCCGAAG GTTTTAATGCTGCGATGATCCTCAATCATATGAGGACGATTGATCCGCTGAAGGGGACCAACAATCCCGCTTGGCGAAAGGAGATTGACATGCTATTGACTTTAGCTGATTTGGATTACTCAATCCAGATTGACAGACCCACTGAGCCTCAGATGGGCGATCATCTATACGATGAGAAGATGCTACATTATAGCATCGAGAAGAAAAAGTGGGAGTTTTCAAACACCAAGTGTTTGAAGATTGTCAGACACCTCATAGATGACTCCATTGAGGGGTCAATACCAGAGTGCACTACTGCCAAGGAGCTTCTGGACAGACTGAGGTCTCAATTTACCGGATCCTCCAAGGCATATGCTAGTGCTTTGGTAGACGATTTCACGAACATGAGGTGTGACAGTTCTGGAGTGAGAGCTTATATCCAGAAGATGACAAGTACTGCTGCCAAGCTGAACAAGTACTTAGGCAAGGATTTGCCTGAGGAATTTGTGGTGCACATGATCATGAAATCACTTCCAAAAGAATATGAGACTTTTCATGTGCACTACAACACCACTATCAAGGACAGATGGACGATTGACCAGCTGATGGCACAGTGCTTGCAAGAAGAGGAAAGATTGAAGAGCCACAAGGGTGACTCTATCAACTATGCCTCGAATCAGCTAAAGAAAATGAACAAGAGCTCCAAGCCAACCTTCAAGAAAGGACCTAAGGGCGATGAAGGACAGTCCTCCTGCAAGGCTCCAGCCCTCAACTACAACCATGGCAGAGGGGTGAACCTGAACAAGTTCTTCCCTGTGCCTGTCGACACTTGCTTGTACTGCAAGCAGAAGGGGCACTACAAGAAGGACTGTCCCGACTACTTGAGGTCACTCCTCAAGAGAGATGAAG GGCTTCAGAACAAGAAGGATGCTGGAAAAGGGAACAAGAAGCGTTAG
- the LOC120702928 gene encoding uncharacterized protein LOC120702928 isoform X2, with amino-acid sequence METAQCFAQDTSGFNAAMILNHMRTIDPLKGTNNPAWRKEIDMLLTLADLDYSIQIDRPTEPQMGDHLYDEKMLHYSIEKKKWEFSNTKCLKIVRHLIDDSIEGSIPECTTAKELLDRLRSQFTGSSKAYASALVDDFTNMRCDSSGVRAYIQKMTSTAAKLNKYLGKDLPEEFVVHMIMKSLPKEYETFHVHYNTTIKDRWTIDQLMAQCLQEEERLKSHKGDSINYASNQLKKMNKSSKPTFKKGPKGDEGQSSCKAPALNYNHGRGVNLNKFFPVPVDTCLYCKQKGHYKKDCPDYLRSLLKRDEGLQNKKDAGKGNKKR; translated from the exons ATGGAGACTGCGCAGTGCTTCGCCCAAGACACCTCAG GTTTTAATGCTGCGATGATCCTCAATCATATGAGGACGATTGATCCGCTGAAGGGGACCAACAATCCCGCTTGGCGAAAGGAGATTGACATGCTATTGACTTTAGCTGATTTGGATTACTCAATCCAGATTGACAGACCCACTGAGCCTCAGATGGGCGATCATCTATACGATGAGAAGATGCTACATTATAGCATCGAGAAGAAAAAGTGGGAGTTTTCAAACACCAAGTGTTTGAAGATTGTCAGACACCTCATAGATGACTCCATTGAGGGGTCAATACCAGAGTGCACTACTGCCAAGGAGCTTCTGGACAGACTGAGGTCTCAATTTACCGGATCCTCCAAGGCATATGCTAGTGCTTTGGTAGACGATTTCACGAACATGAGGTGTGACAGTTCTGGAGTGAGAGCTTATATCCAGAAGATGACAAGTACTGCTGCCAAGCTGAACAAGTACTTAGGCAAGGATTTGCCTGAGGAATTTGTGGTGCACATGATCATGAAATCACTTCCAAAAGAATATGAGACTTTTCATGTGCACTACAACACCACTATCAAGGACAGATGGACGATTGACCAGCTGATGGCACAGTGCTTGCAAGAAGAGGAAAGATTGAAGAGCCACAAGGGTGACTCTATCAACTATGCCTCGAATCAGCTAAAGAAAATGAACAAGAGCTCCAAGCCAACCTTCAAGAAAGGACCTAAGGGCGATGAAGGACAGTCCTCCTGCAAGGCTCCAGCCCTCAACTACAACCATGGCAGAGGGGTGAACCTGAACAAGTTCTTCCCTGTGCCTGTCGACACTTGCTTGTACTGCAAGCAGAAGGGGCACTACAAGAAGGACTGTCCCGACTACTTGAGGTCACTCCTCAAGAGAGATGAAG GGCTTCAGAACAAGAAGGATGCTGGAAAAGGGAACAAGAAGCGTTAG